In Streptomyces sp. DG2A-72, one genomic interval encodes:
- a CDS encoding class I SAM-dependent methyltransferase — protein sequence MSNSSLSSLPSIDRPEITSRLRDALLAASFTADGLLELLGAPAYAALARSETVPALRATRGDTPLEMLVRLFLLQQPVPHARVADVLPLAECLEGGWLVSIGGDEVAATVDVRPYGGPGGEDWFIVSDLGCAVGGAGGIGSRDERVVLGVGGASTTLAGITVRTPVSAALDLGTGSGIQALHAAQHATRVTATDVNPRALHITALTLALSGAPGADLREGSLFEPVRDGETYDLIVSNPPFVISPGARLTYRDGGMGGDDLCRSLVQGAGERLREGGFAQLLANWQHVEGEDWQDRIRSWVPRGCDAWIVQREVQDVTQYAELWLRDAGDHRGDPAEYQARYDAWLDEFEARKVKAVGFGWITLRRTGTAVPSVTVEEWPHPVEQPLGETVRAHFDRLDFLRTHDDADLLEGHFRLGAEIVQEQVGLPGAEDPEHVVLRQHRGMRRATKVDTVGAGFAGVCDGTLSAGRILDAIAQLMGEDPVLLRDRTPAQIRLLVEQGFLDPA from the coding sequence GTGAGTAACTCCAGCCTGTCCTCGCTGCCCTCCATCGACCGCCCCGAGATCACCTCCCGCCTCCGGGACGCCCTGCTCGCGGCCTCCTTCACCGCCGACGGACTGCTCGAGCTGCTCGGCGCGCCCGCGTACGCGGCGCTCGCACGGAGCGAAACCGTGCCCGCGCTCCGGGCGACCCGCGGCGACACGCCGCTGGAGATGCTCGTACGGCTGTTCCTGTTGCAGCAGCCCGTGCCGCACGCGCGCGTGGCGGACGTTCTGCCGCTCGCGGAGTGCCTGGAGGGCGGGTGGCTGGTGTCCATCGGCGGGGACGAGGTCGCGGCCACCGTGGATGTACGGCCGTACGGCGGGCCCGGTGGCGAGGACTGGTTCATCGTGTCCGACCTGGGGTGCGCGGTCGGCGGGGCCGGTGGGATCGGCAGCCGGGACGAGCGCGTCGTGCTGGGCGTGGGCGGCGCCTCCACGACCCTGGCCGGCATCACCGTACGTACGCCCGTCTCCGCCGCCCTCGACCTCGGCACCGGCTCCGGGATCCAGGCCCTGCACGCCGCGCAGCACGCCACGCGCGTGACGGCGACCGACGTCAACCCGCGCGCGTTGCACATCACCGCGCTCACGCTGGCGCTGTCGGGCGCCCCGGGGGCCGACCTCAGGGAGGGCTCGCTGTTCGAGCCGGTCCGGGACGGTGAGACGTACGACCTGATCGTGTCGAACCCGCCGTTCGTGATCTCGCCGGGGGCGCGGCTGACCTACCGGGACGGCGGGATGGGCGGGGACGATCTGTGCCGCTCGCTCGTTCAGGGGGCGGGGGAACGGCTGCGGGAGGGCGGGTTCGCGCAGCTCCTCGCCAACTGGCAGCACGTGGAGGGGGAGGACTGGCAGGACAGGATCAGGTCGTGGGTGCCGCGCGGGTGCGATGCGTGGATCGTGCAGCGCGAGGTGCAGGACGTCACGCAGTACGCCGAGCTGTGGCTCAGGGACGCCGGCGACCACCGGGGCGACCCGGCCGAGTACCAGGCGCGGTACGACGCGTGGCTGGACGAGTTCGAGGCGCGCAAGGTGAAGGCGGTCGGCTTCGGCTGGATCACGCTGCGCAGGACGGGGACGGCCGTGCCCTCGGTGACGGTCGAGGAGTGGCCGCATCCGGTCGAACAGCCGCTCGGTGAGACGGTCCGGGCGCACTTCGACCGCCTCGACTTCCTGCGCACGCACGACGACGCCGACCTGCTCGAAGGCCACTTCCGGCTCGGCGCCGAGATCGTCCAGGAGCAGGTCGGGCTGCCCGGCGCCGAGGACCCGGAGCACGTGGTGCTGCGCCAGCACCGCGGTATGCGCCGGGCCACCAAGGTGGACACGGTCGGCGCGGGCTTCGCGGGCGTCTGCGACGGCACGCTGAGCGCGGGCCGCATCCTGGATGCCATCGCCCAACTGATGGGCGAGGACCCCGTCCTGCTGCGCGACCGCACGCCCGCGCAGATCCGGCTGCTGGTGGAACAGGGGTTCCTCGATCCGGCGTAG
- a CDS encoding small secreted protein → MEGTKPVNKKLAAALSGGAVLVLALSACSGDESNEELDAWAKKICNTATAPNAKIAAADAAINKVATDSEPEELQKVDSKSFGDLADGFKERATHLQDAGAPPGVDGGATKQQDAVKKLNAVSTAYADLKKQVDALNTKDQAKFASGLNELSNGMKDVVTLRKNAVAALKQLEEGDAKASLVKQESCKKAAASASATDS, encoded by the coding sequence ATGGAAGGGACCAAACCGGTGAACAAGAAGCTCGCGGCCGCACTGTCCGGCGGTGCGGTACTGGTACTGGCGCTGTCGGCATGCAGCGGCGACGAGAGCAACGAGGAGCTCGACGCCTGGGCCAAGAAGATCTGCAACACGGCCACGGCGCCGAACGCGAAGATCGCCGCAGCCGACGCCGCGATCAACAAGGTGGCCACGGACAGCGAGCCCGAGGAGCTCCAGAAGGTCGATTCCAAGTCATTCGGAGACCTTGCCGATGGCTTCAAGGAGCGGGCGACCCACCTTCAGGACGCCGGAGCGCCTCCGGGTGTCGACGGCGGTGCGACCAAGCAGCAGGACGCCGTCAAGAAGCTCAACGCCGTCTCCACGGCCTACGCCGACCTGAAGAAGCAGGTCGATGCGCTGAACACGAAGGACCAGGCGAAGTTCGCGTCCGGGCTCAATGAGCTGTCGAACGGGATGAAGGACGTGGTGACCCTGCGCAAGAACGCGGTCGCCGCGCTCAAGCAGCTGGAAGAGGGCGACGCCAAGGCGTCTCTGGTCAAGCAGGAGAGCTGCAAGAAGGCAGCCGCGTCGGCCTCGGCCACTGACAGCTGA